From the genome of Pseudonocardia sp. EC080619-01:
CACCACTCCGCTGCTCGCCGCAGTCTCCCGTGCCGTCGAGGACTTCGCGCTCGCCCCGTCCCGGGACCGTCCCACGGCCGTCGTCGGGCTCGTGCAGCGCGCCGGCTACCTGGAACCGCACCTGGGGACGTGGGCCCGGATCGCCGAGCGGTGCGGCGACGGCGCGGTCGTCGCCGTCGCCGGGGAGCCGCCCGAGGGCCTCCCACCGGGGCTCGGCTACGTCCCGCTCGCCGACGGCGAACCGGCGGCCCGGGAGTGGAGCGTCACGGTGCTCACCCCGCGGTCCGGGGCCACCGTCGTCGCGCACGACCTGGAGGCCGTCGACGGGTCGGCCCGGTCGCTGGAGCGCGGGCGGCTGTTCACCGCACGCTGGTCGTTCCGGCACTCCGACGCGCACGCCGAGCTCCTGCGGCTGCGCCGGGAGCTCGGGCCGCGGCTCGGACCCCGCCGGACCGGCGCGCTCGACGAGGTGCTGTCCCGCGTCGTCCCGATCCCCGGCACCGCCACCGACCACCGCTACGACGCCGCGGCGGACCGGCTCGCGCGCAGCCTGTCGGACGAGCGCCGGCGGGCCGACCTGGCCGAGAACCGGCTCGACGCGCACGAGCCGGGCGCCGAGCGGGATCCGCGCAGCGGCCTGCCCACCCGGG
Proteins encoded in this window:
- a CDS encoding DICT sensory domain-containing protein is translated as MRGAGPEPVTVADDAGRPSRTVTTPLLAAVSRAVEDFALAPSRDRPTAVVGLVQRAGYLEPHLGTWARIAERCGDGAVVAVAGEPPEGLPPGLGYVPLADGEPAAREWSVTVLTPRSGATVVAHDLEAVDGSARSLERGRLFTARWSFRHSDAHAELLRLRRELGPRLGPRRTGALDEVLSRVVPIPGTATDHRYDAAADRLARSLSDERRRADLAENRLDAHEPGAERDPRSGLPTRAFLDRWMHGSAPGTLPLGLVLLRVHGLGTVNRMHGFRAESSVLQGVARLLGGHTGATGRPVRVGREEFLLVLPGLDVRTLAGTARRLCESVAGLSSAFPFVPTPCHAVITRTRDRPLPLDALWAALDGAAGTGVTLLRG